CCAGCGTTTCAACACGCACCACGATGGTCTTGTCGTTCACGTCGGAGACGACGATGCCGGTCAGGGTGCGGCCTTTTTTGTATGTGACAGCCTGGTCCATTGTTAGGCTCCCTTCTTCATGTAGGTCAGGATGCGCGCAACTTCGCGCTTGGCCGCCGGAATCTGGGCGGTCTTCTCAAGCTGACCCGTGGCGTGCTTGAAGCGAAGATCAAAGAGGTCCTGACGGGCTTCTACCAGGCGTTTCGCCAAGTCTTCGCGGCTCAGGTTGGCCAGTTCTTTTCTTGTATCAGTAGCTTTCATCTTACAGGCCCTCACGCGTCACGATGCTGGTCTTGATGGGCAGCTTATGCTGGGCGCGGACCAGGGCTTCTTTCGCCAATTCAATGGTGACGCCCTTGATTTCGTACAATACGCGGCCCGGTTTCACCGGAGCATACCAACCCGCCGGGGCGCCTTTCCCCTTACCCATGCGGACTTCAAGCGGCTTGGAGGTGAACGGATGGTCCGGGAAAATGCGGATCCAGACCCGCCCGCCGCGCTTGATGTGGCGCATCATGGCGATACGCGCCGCTTCAATCTGCTGGTTGGTCAGCTTGCCGTGCTCCAGCGCTTTCAGACCGATGTCGCCGAAAGCAACATAGTTGCCGCCCGTGGCGGGACCTTTAATGCGCCCTTTCTGGCGCTTACGGAATTTAACTCGTTTAGGGCTGAGCATTACTGTTCCACCTCGGTGTCAAGGATTTCACCCTTGAAGATCCACACTTTCACGCCGATTTTACCGTACGTGGTGTTCGCTTCAGCGTACCCGAAATCAATGTCGGCACGCAGCGTCTGCAAGGGCACCCGACCGTCACGGTACCATTCGGAACGGGCGATTTCCGCCCCGGCAAGACGACCGGCGCAGCCGATCTTGATGCCTTCCGCCCCGAATTTACGGGCCATGGCGACGGTACGTTTCATGGCGCGGCGGAACGCGATACGGCGTTCGAGCTGCTGCGCCACACTTTCGGCCACGAGCTGCGCGTCCGTTTCCGGGCGGCGGATCTCGTTGACCTCAATGACGAATTCTCTGCCAAACTGCTTCTTCAGGTCGCCGCGCAGCTTTTCGATTTCCACGCCTTTGCGGCCGATGATGATGCCGGGCCGGGCGGTGGAAAGGATAAGACGCACTTTGCCGCTGGCGCGTTCGATTTCGATCTTCGAAATCCCCGCGGAGTACAGAAGCTTTTTGACGTGTTTACGGATAGTGTGGTCTTCAAACACAAAGGCCGGGTACTCTTTCTTACTATACCAGCGGGACTGCCAGTTCTTGTTGTACCCGAGCCGGAACCCGAAGGGATGGACTTTCTGACCCATAGCGTTTCCTAGTTGTTCTCGGCAAGAATGA
The DNA window shown above is from uncultured delta proteobacterium and carries:
- the rplP gene encoding 50S ribosomal subunit protein L16 (Evidence 2a : Function of homologous gene experimentally demonstrated in an other organism; PubMedId : 10094780, 12809609, 3892488, 6154696, 786730; Product type s : structure); its protein translation is MLSPKRVKFRKRQKGRIKGPATGGNYVAFGDIGLKALEHGKLTNQQIEAARIAMMRHIKRGGRVWIRIFPDHPFTSKPLEVRMGKGKGAPAGWYAPVKPGRVLYEIKGVTIELAKEALVRAQHKLPIKTSIVTREGL
- the rpmC gene encoding 50S ribosomal protein L29; amino-acid sequence: MKATDTRKELANLSREDLAKRLVEARQDLFDLRFKHATGQLEKTAQIPAAKREVARILTYMKKGA
- the rpsC gene encoding 30S ribosomal subunit protein S3 (Evidence 2a : Function of homologous gene experimentally demonstrated in an other organism; PubMedId : 10094780, 12244297, 12809609, 387449, 3892488, 7556101, 9716382; Product type s : structure); the protein is MGQKVHPFGFRLGYNKNWQSRWYSKKEYPAFVFEDHTIRKHVKKLLYSAGISKIEIERASGKVRLILSTARPGIIIGRKGVEIEKLRGDLKKQFGREFVIEVNEIRRPETDAQLVAESVAQQLERRIAFRRAMKRTVAMARKFGAEGIKIGCAGRLAGAEIARSEWYRDGRVPLQTLRADIDFGYAEANTTYGKIGVKVWIFKGEILDTEVEQ